In Vibrio diazotrophicus, the following proteins share a genomic window:
- a CDS encoding ATP-binding protein, translated as MLNKLKFRTRVALMLSLFFITLICSQSGLFLYIFEKTIVEQVGSKALVQAKEIASDPAVISGLKNINQPQISDIFSRRNELSDADYIVIADRQGLRLYHPNPDYIGEKITSGDNYDALVLGRSYVSVKKGQSGLSIRGKTPVIAGNKIIGVVSVGYLVSKLSDRIFEYSLPILSGIVIATILTIWGAYNFSNHIKKQMFNMEPKEIAQSLQIKTSIMQTMYEGIIATKNNGTILNINRSAIEMLGITKDPSHLTGRSIQEFVTPAGFFMPCKENENIPDVNDELMTCNGETFIATRVKMSDENGVLGTVVSLRKRDNITTLTTQLAQVQHYLDNLRVIRHEHNNQLSTLSGLLQIGEYQKALELLESTNNKRQGLIDMVSQIFKPRIIAGLLLGKISRAEELGLTLEIDPMSALDGGDWKIKEDELCALLGNVLDNAFESSIKNPGSNKIISLFINDRSQELILVVSDNGIGFEGRDPEELITRGVSSKKEEGHGIGLHLVSNYVAKAGGTLLMEEAEPQGAVFSIYIPKFRKQEDTSYEGV; from the coding sequence TTGCTTAATAAGCTCAAATTTCGTACCCGTGTAGCATTAATGCTGTCTCTCTTTTTTATCACCCTTATCTGTTCTCAAAGCGGACTGTTTCTCTATATTTTTGAAAAAACAATTGTTGAACAGGTTGGTTCGAAGGCGTTAGTACAGGCAAAAGAAATTGCTTCCGACCCTGCTGTTATTTCTGGATTGAAGAACATTAATCAACCACAAATCTCCGATATTTTCAGTCGTAGAAACGAATTAAGCGATGCCGATTATATCGTTATTGCTGATCGTCAGGGATTACGTCTTTATCACCCGAACCCCGATTATATCGGTGAGAAAATCACCAGCGGCGATAACTATGATGCGCTGGTATTGGGAAGAAGCTATGTCTCTGTAAAAAAGGGACAATCTGGCCTTTCCATTCGAGGGAAAACACCTGTAATTGCAGGAAATAAAATTATTGGTGTGGTCTCTGTGGGTTATTTAGTCAGCAAGCTGAGTGACCGCATATTTGAATACTCTTTACCCATATTGAGTGGCATTGTTATCGCAACGATACTGACGATTTGGGGAGCCTATAATTTTTCAAACCATATTAAAAAACAGATGTTTAATATGGAGCCTAAAGAGATCGCGCAATCCTTACAAATCAAAACCAGCATCATGCAGACCATGTACGAGGGTATTATCGCGACCAAGAACAACGGAACCATTCTAAATATCAATCGGTCTGCAATTGAGATGCTAGGTATCACTAAAGACCCATCACACCTAACAGGCAGATCTATTCAGGAGTTCGTAACTCCTGCTGGTTTTTTCATGCCTTGCAAAGAAAACGAAAATATCCCAGACGTGAATGATGAATTGATGACCTGCAATGGAGAGACGTTTATCGCTACAAGGGTCAAAATGTCCGATGAAAACGGTGTGTTAGGTACCGTAGTTAGCCTTCGTAAGCGGGACAATATAACAACGCTTACCACTCAATTAGCTCAGGTTCAGCACTATCTAGACAATCTGCGCGTTATTCGCCACGAGCACAATAATCAACTCTCTACACTAAGTGGACTGTTACAAATAGGCGAATACCAAAAGGCTCTTGAGCTTCTGGAAAGTACCAATAATAAGCGTCAGGGCTTAATTGATATGGTCTCCCAAATATTTAAACCGAGAATTATTGCGGGCCTACTTCTGGGCAAAATCAGTCGCGCTGAAGAACTCGGCTTGACGTTGGAAATAGATCCTATGTCCGCTCTGGATGGTGGTGACTGGAAGATAAAAGAGGATGAATTATGCGCTCTTCTAGGAAATGTCCTTGATAACGCTTTTGAGTCCAGTATCAAAAATCCAGGCAGTAATAAAATTATCTCTTTGTTCATTAATGACAGAAGCCAAGAACTGATCCTTGTTGTTAGCGACAATGGGATTGGATTTGAAGGTCGGGATCCTGAAGAGCTTATTACTCGAGGCGTTTCATCAAAAAAAGAAGAAGGCCATGGCATCGGATTGCATTTGGTTAGTAATTACGTCGCCAAAGCTGGCGGTACTTTACTAATGGAAGAGGCAGAACCTCAAGGAGCCGTATTTTCAATTTATATTCCTAAATTTCGTAAAC